Proteins co-encoded in one Epinephelus moara isolate mb chromosome 11, YSFRI_EMoa_1.0, whole genome shotgun sequence genomic window:
- the tmprss7 gene encoding transmembrane protease serine 7: MGTEREANEKTSGDDDASQPDAASIADVSVEVATVDHTLQQKLRRMYRKTRRKPKGLKRLWARLLSVPHLAIIIAAVVFVVVTIMWSLLWVFLFRRESNTGVYFAGMFRVANVEFIPEYRQAESHEFVSMANKIQHVVSNVYKMSSVARLYKQAVISDLSNNNKGGVLVHFWMVFVVPRLKSPAVCEECVGAIFRDSVHTTLQNRSSVGYLLGLPVDIDSILINAVQRSDYSSNGAGSQCVDKLYANLPGVSVPLNVFSSWGGVNCYVKLTAVPGSLIRLTVTSFHIEPSDCVNDALTVYDALLPMRGRILHRLCEPVSSSVSLVSTSNVMLLSFRMTNGNKSFRGHFEAIAEEICLSQIETHLGPDIGGQIYSPFHPSFLPPQCFCIWKFKTPNSALGVALQFQNYVLKPKGMKGCEHGWWKVNEIIFCGSYVGHQTVFRIADHSPEVEFRCSSRNSAQPFQASYSSYNISQPCPESHFLCSTGLCVEKSRRCDGLDDCQDESDEVFCSRPTKNCGGNSPLHPLYVCNGETDCTNGIDEINCTQETTCSAIRYQCNSGSCILKKNAKCDGVDDCQDHSDEADCACGRPSLVGKVGSSTGPERIVGGENSVEGEWPWQVSLHNSGNLYCGASVLSSDWLISAAHCFSKQRLSDPRYWSAHLGMLTQGSAKYVAEIQRIVVHEYYNAYTFDYDIALLQLKKPWPPSLSPLVQPVCLPPPSHTVTDSHPCVVTGWGYRSEEDKVLPSVLQKAEVSLLSQTECKKRYGPVSPRMLCAGVLSGERDACRGDSGGPLSCQAPGGGRWFLIGIVSWGAGCGRPNLPGVYTRVSKFTSWIYSHIS, encoded by the exons ATGGGCACAGAGCGTGAGGCGAACGAGAAGACAAGTGGAGATGATGATGCATCTCAACCGGATGCTGCCAGT ATTGCAGATGTGTCCGTGGAGGTGGCCACAGTCGACCATACTCTGCAGCAGAAGCTCCGCAGGATGTACAGGAAGACCAGACGGAAGCCCAAGGGACTCAAGAGGCTGTGGGCTCGTCTTTTGAGCGTCCCGCACCTTGCTATCATCATTGCAGCGGTGGTGTTTGTGGTGGTGACTATCATGTGGTCACTGCTTTGGGTCTTCCTAT TCCGCAGGGAAAGCAACACAGGAGTGTATTTTGCTGGGATGTTCCGTGTTGCCAATGTGGAGTTTATCCCCGAGTACCGCCAGGCAGAGTCCCATGAGTTTGTATCCATggcaaacaaaatacaacatgtg GTGAGCAATGTGTACAAGATGTCCTCAGTGGCCAGACTCTACAAGCAAGCTGTCATTTCAGACCTCAG TAACAACAATAAGGGCGGCGTGCTGGTTCATTTCTGGATGGTGTTTGTGGTCCCTCGACTAAAGAGCCCAGCAGTGTGTGAGGAGTGTGTAGGAGCCATTTTCAGAGACTCAGTCCATACCACTCTGCAGAACAGGTCGTCTGTAGGCTACCTGCTGGGTCTCCCGGTGGATATAGACTCCATCCTCATCAATG CTGTTCAGCGATCAGATTATTCATCAAATGGAGCAG GCTCCCAGTGTGTAGATAAGCTGTATGCCAACCTCCCTGGAGTGAGCGTCCCTTTAAACGTCTTCTCATCATGGGGTGGTGTGAACTGCTATGTGAAACTCACCGCTGTCCCAGGCTCTCTGATCCGTCTGACCGTCACCTCGTTCCACATTGAGCCCAGCGACTGTGTGAACGATGCCCTGACTGTGTACGATGCCCTGCTGCCCATGAGAGGGCGCATTCTGCACAG GCTGTGTGAGCCAGTGTCCAGCTCCGTCTCCCTGGTGTCTACCTCCAATGTCATGTTGCTGTCCTTCAGAATGACAAATGGCAATAAGAGCTTCAGAGGACACTTTGAGGCCATCGCTGAAGAAA tttgtttgtctcaaattGAGACCCACCTAGGGCCTGACATCGGTGGTCAGATCTACAGCCCCTTCCACCCCAGCTTTCTGCCCCCACAGTGCTTCTGCATCTGGAAGTTTAAG ACCCCCAACAGTGCTTTGGGAGTTGCTCTGCAGTTTCAGAACTATGTATTGAAACCAAAGGGCATGAAGGGCTGTGAACACGGCTGGTGGAAGGTCAATGAAATCAT TTTCTGTGGCAGCTACGTGGGACACCAGACGGTGTTTCGGATCGCTGACCACAGCCCAGAGGTGGAGTTTCGTTGCAGCTCACGTAACTCAGCTCAGCCTTTCCAGGCTTCTTACAGCAGCTACAATATCAGCCAAC CCTGTCCAGAGAGCCACTTCCTGTGTTCCACAGGACTGTGTGTGGAGAAGAGTCGACGCTGTGACGGTCTGGACGACTGCCAGGATGAGAGTGATGAGGTCTTCTGCT CAAGGCCAACAAAGAACTGTGGTGGCAACAGTCCCCTGCATCCTTTGTATGTGTGCAACGGAGAGACAGACTGCACCAATGGAATAGATGAGATCAACTGCACTCAGG AAACAACCTGCTCTGCAATCAGGTATCAATGCAACAGTGGCTCCTGCATCCTGAAGAAGAACGCAAAGTGTGACGGTGTTGATGACTGTCAGGACCACAGTGATGAGGCCGACTGTG CCTGTGGTCGTCCCTCCCTGGTGGGGAAGGTGGGTTCATCTACAGGACCTGAGCGTATCGTGGGTGGAGAAAACTCTGTGGAGGGGGAGTGGCCGTGGCAGGTCAGCCTCCACAATTCTGGTAACCTGTACTGTGGGGCCTCTGTTctctcctctgattggctcatcTCAGCAGCACACTGCTTCAGCAAGCAAAG GCTGTCTGACCCACGTTACTGGAGCGCCCACCTCGGCATGCTGACACAGGGCAGTGCCAAATACGTGGCGGAGATCCAACGAATTGTGGTGCACGAGTATTATAACGCGTACACCTTTGACTATGACAtcgctctgctgcagctgaagaaGCCCTGGCCTCCCTCTCTAAGCCCGCTGGTCCAGCCTGTGTGCCTGCCACCACCCTCCCACACTGTCACCGACAGCCACCCCTGCGTGGTGACCGGGTGGGGATACCGCTCTGAGGAGG ACAAAGTGCTTCCCTCAGTGCTGCAGAAAGCAGAAGTGTCCCTGCTGAGCCAGACTGAGTGTAAGAAGAGATATGGACCTGTCTCCCCACGCATGCTGTGTGCCGGGGTCCTCTCTGGAGAGAGGGACGCCTGCAGG GGCGATTCAGGGGGTCCTCTGTCCTGTCAGGCACCAGGTGGGGGTCGCTGGTTCCTGATTGGTATCGTCAGCTGGGGGGCGGGATGTGGCAGACCAAACCTACCTGGGGTCTACACCAGGGTCAGCAAGTTCACCTCCTGGATCTACAGCCATATCAGCTGA